A single region of the Triticum dicoccoides isolate Atlit2015 ecotype Zavitan chromosome 2B, WEW_v2.0, whole genome shotgun sequence genome encodes:
- the LOC119368140 gene encoding subtilisin-like protease 1, whose translation METTRLSLLSLLPFLLLAIAAAATGGELSTFIVHVQAEETHVFGTADDRKAWYHSFLPEHGRLVHAYHHVASGFAARLTRRELEAVSAMPGFLSATRARTYTTLTTHTPEFLGLNLEQGRRNYTSEFGAGVIVGVIDTGIFPDHPSFSDDGMPPPPAKWKGRCDFSGTSCNNKLIGARNMVAALNGPNGTSARVPPVDEFGHGTHTASTAAGAVVPGANVLGHAWGTAAGMAVRAHIAVYKVCYGNVVVDCEDADILAGIDAAVGDGCDVISMSLGGPSVPFHQNPMAIGTFGAMEKGIFVSMAAGNSGPGESTVINEAPWMLTVAAGTMDRSIRSTVQLGNGAYFQGESLYQPNVGFCPLVYAGASGKPFAEFCGNGSLDGFDVKGKIVLCELTKNISVINQGEVVESAGGVAMILASPFFRGYDKLAQANILPASSVDYLSAAAIKSYLNSTANPVARMGFRGTLLGTSPAPSIIFFSSRGPSRQDTGVLKPDITGPGMNVLAAWPFQVGPPSAPVLPGPTFNMISGTSMSTPHLAGIAALIKSKHPDWSPAAIKSAMMTTADITDRSGNPILNEQRVAANLFATGAGHVNPMKAADPGLVYDITPEDYIGYLCSMYTSQQVSVIARRPINCLTTVVISDCLLNYPSISVAFPASWNSTALVVVRRKVKNVGEVPSVYYAAIDMPSSAVSVDVFPRELEFVEPNQELTFSVYVWPRQSDARVLQGALRWVSEKHTVRSPISITFA comes from the coding sequence ATGGAAACCACAAGGCTATCCTTGCTCTCTCTTCTTCCGTTCCTTCTCCTCGCGATCGCTGCCGCGGCAACCGGCGGCGAGCTCAGCACGTTCATCGTCCACGTGCAAGCAGAGGAAACCCACGTGTTCGGCACCGCGGACGACCGGAAGGCGTGGTACCACTCGTTCCTCCCGGAACATGGCCGGCTGGTGCACGCGTACCATCACGTCGCCAGCGGGTTCGCGGCCCGGCTGACGCGACGGGAGCTGGAGGCGGTGTCCGCCATGCCCGGGTTCCTCAGCGCGACCCGCGCCCGGACGTACACCACGCTCACGACGCACACGCCCGAGTTCCTGGGGCTGAACCTGGAGCAGGGGCGGCGGAACTACACGTCGGAGTTCGGCGCCGGGGTCATCGTCGGCGTCATCGACACCGGCATCTTCCCGGACCACCCGTCCTTCAGCGACGACGgcatgccgccgccgccggccaagtGGAAGGGGCGCTGCGACTTCAGCGGCACCTCGTGCAACAATAAGCTCATCGGCGCTCGCAACATGGTCGCCGCCCTCAACGGCCCGAACGGCACTTCCGCGCGGGTTCCGCCGGTCGATGAGTTTGGGCACGGGACTCACACGGCAAGCACCGCCGCTGGTGCGGTCGTGCCGGGCGCTAACGTGCTCGGCCACGCATGGGGCACCGCCGCCGGGATGGCGGTCCGCGCGCACATCGCCGTATACAAGGTGTGCTACGGAAATGTTGTAGTAGACTGCGAGGATGCCGACATACTGGCTGGCATTGACGCCGCCGTGGGGGACGGCTGCGACGTCATCTCCATGTCTCTCGGTGGGCCGTCGGTGCCCTTTCACCAAAACCCTATGGCCATCGGGACGTTCGgcgccatggagaagggcattttTGTGAGCATGGCTGCTGGCAACTCCGGCCCGGGAGAGAGCACCGTGATAAACGAGGCTCCATGGATGCTCACCGTCGCCGCTGGCACCATGGACCGCTCGATTCGTTCGACCGTGCAGCTGGGGAACGGCGCGTATTTCCAGGGCGAGTCGCTATACCAGCCAAACGTTGGCTTCTGCCCGTTGGTCTACGCGGGCGCGAGTGGGAAGCCATTCGCCGAGTTCTGCGGAAACGGCAGTCTGGACGGCTTCGACGTCAAGGGCAAGATAGTGCTGTGTGAACTCACGAAAAACATCTCGGTGATCAACCAAGGTGAGGTAGTGGAGAGTGCCGGCGGCGTCGCCATGATCTTGGCGAGCCCGTTTTTCCGAGGGTACGACAAGTTAGCCCAGGCGAACATCCTCCCGGCGTCGAGCGTCGACTACCTCTCGGCCGCAGCCATCAAATCCTACCTCAACTCCACGGCGAACCCGGTGGCACGTATGGGCTTCAGGGGTACATTACTCGGCACGTCACCTGCCCCGTCGATCATCTTCTTCTCGTCTCGCGGGCCTAGCCGTCAGGACACTGGCGTTCTGAAGCCCGACATCACGGGCCCCGGAATGAACGTGCTCGCGGCATGGCCTTTTCAGGTTGGCCCACCGTCGGCGCCGGTTCTCCCTGGGCCGACCTTCAACATGATCTCCGGCACGTCCATGTCAACGCCACACCTCGCCGGCATCGCCGCTTTGATAAAGAGCAAGCACCCGGACTGGTCACCGGCGGCGATCAAGTCGGCAATGATGACGACGGCCGACATCACCGACCGCTCCGGCAATCCCATACTCAACGAGCAACGCGTGGCGGCCAACCTCTTCGCCACCGGCGCCGGACACGTCAACCCAATGAAGGCCGCCGACCCTGGACTAGTCTACGACATCACCCCCGAGGATTACATCGGCTACCTATGTAGCATGTACACGAGCCAGCAGGTCTCGGTGATCGCGCGCCGGCCAATCAACTGCTTGACCACCGTCGTGATCAGTGACTGCCTGCTGAATTACCCTTCGATCTCGGTCGCTTTCCCAGCTTCCTGGAATTCGACTGCGCTGGTGGTGGTAAGGCGCAAGGTGAAGAACGTCGGGGAGGTGCCTTCGGTGTACTACGCGGCGATCGACATGCCGAGCAGCGCCGTAAGCGTGGACGTATTTCCGAGGGAGCTGGAATTCGTCGAGCCAAACCAGGAGCTGACTTTCTCGGTATACGTGTGGCCGAGGCAGAGTGATGCGAGGGTGCTGCAGGGTGCGCTGCGGTGGGTGTCCGAGAAGCACACCGTGCGGAGCCCAATCTCCATCACCTTTGCCTGA